The following coding sequences are from one Salinicoccus sp. Bachu38 window:
- the rpsG gene encoding 30S ribosomal protein S7, which yields MPRKGPVAKRDVLPDPIHNSKLVTKLINKMMVDGKRGTSQRILYSAFDLVQERSGRDAIEVFDEAIENIMPVLEVKARRVGGSNYQVPVEVRADRRTTLGLRWLVNYARLRGEKTMEERLANEILDAANNTGGAVKKREDTHKMAEANRAFAHYRW from the coding sequence ATGCCACGTAAAGGACCAGTTGCTAAAAGAGATGTATTGCCGGATCCGATTCACAATTCCAAACTTGTGACCAAGCTTATCAATAAAATGATGGTGGACGGGAAACGCGGTACATCCCAAAGAATTCTCTATTCAGCATTTGATCTTGTACAGGAACGTTCTGGCAGGGATGCAATCGAAGTTTTTGATGAAGCGATCGAAAACATCATGCCGGTACTTGAAGTTAAAGCACGTCGTGTAGGTGGTTCAAACTACCAGGTGCCAGTAGAGGTACGTGCAGATCGCCGTACAACTCTTGGACTTCGTTGGCTCGTGAACTACGCACGTCTGCGTGGGGAAAAGACAATGGAAGAGCGCCTAGCGAACGAAATTCTTGATGCTGCCAACAACACAGGCGGCGCTGTCAAGAAACGTGAAGACACACACAAGATGGCTGAAGCAAACAGGGCATTCGCTCACTACCGCTGGTAG
- the rpsL gene encoding 30S ribosomal protein S12, with translation MPTINQLVRKPRQTKTKKSDSPALNRGFNSLKKRVTHENAPQKRGVCTRVGTMTPKKPNSALRKYARVRLSNNVEVNAYIPGIGHNLQEHSVVLIRGGRVKDLPGVRYHIVRGALDTSGVNDRRQGRSLYGTKRPKKK, from the coding sequence ATGCCAACGATTAATCAGCTTGTAAGAAAACCTCGTCAAACCAAAACAAAAAAATCAGACTCACCAGCATTGAACAGAGGGTTCAACAGCCTTAAGAAGCGTGTGACACACGAAAATGCACCACAGAAACGCGGTGTTTGTACTCGTGTTGGAACAATGACTCCTAAGAAACCGAACTCCGCTCTGCGTAAATATGCACGTGTGAGACTTTCAAATAATGTTGAAGTGAACGCATATATTCCTGGAATCGGGCACAACCTGCAGGAACACAGTGTAGTACTTATTCGTGGTGGACGTGTAAAGGACCTTCCTGGTGTACGTTACCATATCGTACGTGGTGCGCTTGATACTTCAGGTGTCAACGACCGCAGACAAGGCCGTTCACTCTACGGTACTAAACGCCCTAAGAAGAAATAA
- the rpoC gene encoding DNA-directed RNA polymerase subunit beta' — MIDVNRFQYMKIGLASSEKIRSWSFGEVKKPETINYRTLKPERDGLFCEKIFGPTKDWECSCGKYKRVRYKGMVCDRCGVEVTRSKVRRERMGHIELAAPVSHIWYFKGIPSRMGLLLDMSPRSLEEVIYFASYAVIKPGSTGLEPKQLLTEREYREYYDKHGNTFTAKMGAEAIKELLMDVNLEGELEALRKELETATGQRLTRAIKRLEVVESFRSSGNDPSWMILDVLPIIPPEIRPMVQLDGGRFATSDLNDLYRRVINRNNRLKRLLDLGAPGIIVQNEKRMLQEAVDALIDNGRRGRPVTGPGNRPLKSLSHMLKGKQGRFRQNLLGKRVDYSGRSVIVVGPSLKMYQCGLPKEMALELFKPFIMKELVEREMATNIKNAKGKIERMEDDVWDVLEDVIKEHPVLLNRAPTLHRLGIQAFEATLVEGRAIRLHPLVTTAYNADFDGDQMAVHVPLSKEAQAEARMLMLAAQNILNPKDGKPVVTPSQDMVLGNYYLTLERENTKREGHIFKDANEVVMAYQNGYVQLHTRIGLHTNSLETEKVSEDNKGKILMTTAGKVIFNEIMPPSFPYLNEPTRENLEEKTPDRYFVPVSELGEGGLAERFKDTPIVEPFNKKYLGQIIAEVFNKFHITETSVMLDLMKDLGFKYSSKAGITVGVSDIVVLPDKQQIIDETEEKVEKVQKQFARGLITEAERYGAVIELWTRAKDVIQDRLMASLHRLNPIFMMSDSGARGNASNFTQLAGMRGLMANPSGQIIELPIKSSFREGLTVLEYFISTHGARKGLADTALKTADSGYLTRRLVDVAQDVIVRDDDCGTDKGLLVSALTEGSELIEPFIDRLEGRYSKETVRHPETKEILVRSNELITAELAKEIVNSGIEEMYIRSAFTCNTRHGVCERCYGKNLATGEKVEVGEAVGTIAAQSIGEPGTQLTMRTFHTGGVAGSDITQGLPRIQELFEARNPKGQAMISEIRGAVTDIEVVKDRQQEIKIKGEQETKTYTAPATARLLVEVGEQIEPGQILTEGSIEPKELLAVAGLNRTQEYLLKEVQKVYRMQGVEIDDKHVEVMVRQMLRKVRIIDAGDTTLLPGALVDIHAFTDANKEIFKKRKRPATAKPVLLGITKASLETESFLSAASFQETTRVLTDAAIKGKRDELLGLKENVIIGKLIPAGTGMPKYRDVEIDVAKSSKATEKEEVLIEE; from the coding sequence TTGATAGATGTAAATAGATTTCAATATATGAAAATAGGTCTGGCTTCATCAGAAAAGATCCGCTCATGGTCCTTTGGTGAAGTGAAGAAGCCTGAAACGATCAACTACAGGACACTGAAGCCTGAAAGGGACGGTCTGTTCTGTGAAAAGATCTTCGGTCCTACAAAGGACTGGGAGTGCAGCTGTGGAAAATACAAGCGTGTAAGATATAAAGGTATGGTCTGTGACCGCTGTGGAGTGGAAGTGACACGTTCCAAGGTACGACGGGAAAGGATGGGGCATATTGAACTTGCTGCCCCTGTCTCCCACATCTGGTACTTCAAGGGCATCCCGTCCAGAATGGGACTGCTTCTTGACATGTCACCGCGTTCACTGGAAGAGGTCATCTACTTTGCTTCCTATGCAGTGATCAAGCCGGGTTCCACGGGGCTTGAGCCGAAGCAGCTCCTTACTGAACGCGAGTACAGGGAATACTACGACAAGCACGGCAATACGTTCACAGCCAAGATGGGTGCTGAAGCGATCAAGGAACTTCTTATGGACGTCAATCTTGAAGGAGAGCTCGAAGCGCTGAGGAAAGAGCTGGAGACAGCTACGGGACAGCGGCTGACAAGGGCGATCAAACGCCTTGAAGTCGTTGAATCATTCCGCAGTTCCGGCAATGATCCATCCTGGATGATCCTGGATGTCCTGCCGATCATCCCACCGGAGATCCGTCCGATGGTACAGCTCGATGGCGGCCGTTTTGCGACAAGTGATCTGAATGATCTCTATCGTCGTGTAATCAACCGTAACAACCGTCTGAAGCGTCTGTTGGACCTTGGTGCTCCCGGCATCATCGTCCAGAACGAGAAACGCATGCTCCAGGAAGCGGTGGATGCACTGATCGACAATGGTCGTCGTGGCCGTCCAGTGACAGGACCGGGGAACCGGCCGCTCAAGTCACTGTCCCACATGCTCAAAGGGAAGCAGGGCCGTTTCCGTCAGAACCTTCTCGGTAAGCGTGTCGACTATTCAGGCCGTTCCGTAATCGTTGTAGGGCCAAGCCTGAAGATGTATCAATGTGGCCTGCCTAAGGAAATGGCACTCGAACTCTTCAAGCCGTTCATCATGAAAGAGCTTGTGGAACGTGAAATGGCTACAAACATCAAGAATGCCAAAGGCAAGATCGAGCGCATGGAAGATGATGTATGGGATGTTCTTGAAGACGTCATCAAAGAACACCCTGTACTCCTCAACCGTGCACCGACGCTCCACCGTCTGGGCATCCAGGCGTTTGAGGCGACGCTTGTCGAAGGCCGTGCCATCCGTCTGCACCCGCTTGTAACAACGGCGTACAATGCCGACTTTGATGGAGACCAGATGGCGGTACACGTACCGCTCTCCAAAGAAGCACAGGCGGAAGCACGCATGCTGATGCTCGCTGCCCAGAACATCCTTAATCCGAAGGATGGGAAGCCGGTTGTTACACCATCACAGGATATGGTGCTCGGCAACTACTACCTCACCCTCGAGAGGGAAAACACGAAACGTGAAGGACACATCTTCAAGGATGCGAACGAAGTCGTAATGGCTTACCAGAACGGCTATGTCCAGCTGCATACACGCATCGGACTGCATACCAACTCCCTGGAGACGGAAAAAGTCTCTGAAGATAACAAAGGCAAGATACTGATGACGACAGCAGGCAAGGTCATCTTCAATGAAATCATGCCGCCGTCCTTCCCATACCTCAATGAACCGACAAGGGAAAACCTTGAGGAGAAGACACCGGACCGCTACTTCGTCCCAGTGTCGGAACTTGGTGAAGGCGGACTCGCAGAGAGATTCAAGGACACGCCGATTGTGGAACCTTTCAACAAGAAATATTTGGGTCAGATCATCGCTGAAGTGTTCAACAAATTCCACATTACAGAAACGTCCGTAATGCTCGACCTCATGAAGGACCTTGGCTTCAAATATTCTTCCAAAGCCGGTATCACAGTAGGTGTATCCGACATCGTGGTTCTGCCGGACAAACAGCAGATCATTGACGAAACGGAAGAGAAGGTCGAAAAAGTGCAGAAACAGTTTGCACGGGGGCTGATTACTGAAGCAGAGCGCTATGGTGCAGTCATCGAACTATGGACAAGAGCGAAGGATGTCATCCAGGATCGCCTGATGGCCTCACTTCACCGCCTGAATCCGATCTTCATGATGAGTGATTCCGGGGCCCGTGGTAATGCGTCCAACTTCACCCAGCTTGCTGGTATGCGTGGACTCATGGCCAACCCGTCTGGACAGATCATCGAACTGCCGATCAAGTCGAGCTTCCGTGAAGGTCTGACAGTACTCGAGTACTTCATTTCCACACACGGTGCGCGTAAAGGTCTTGCCGATACAGCGCTCAAAACGGCCGACTCCGGCTATCTCACAAGAAGACTTGTGGATGTGGCACAGGATGTCATCGTCCGTGATGACGATTGTGGTACGGATAAAGGACTCCTTGTTTCTGCGTTGACAGAAGGATCAGAACTCATCGAACCGTTCATCGACCGTCTGGAAGGGCGTTATTCGAAAGAAACGGTGAGACATCCTGAAACGAAAGAGATTCTCGTCCGTTCAAACGAACTCATCACGGCCGAACTTGCGAAGGAAATCGTAAACAGCGGCATCGAAGAGATGTACATCCGTTCCGCTTTCACATGCAACACCCGTCATGGTGTATGTGAACGCTGCTACGGCAAGAACCTGGCAACAGGCGAAAAAGTCGAAGTGGGCGAAGCAGTCGGTACAATCGCTGCCCAGTCCATCGGTGAACCGGGTACACAGCTTACAATGCGTACATTCCACACGGGTGGGGTTGCCGGAAGCGATATTACCCAGGGTCTCCCGCGTATCCAGGAGCTCTTTGAAGCACGTAATCCAAAAGGTCAGGCGATGATTTCAGAAATCCGCGGTGCCGTTACGGACATCGAAGTTGTCAAAGACCGTCAGCAGGAGATCAAGATCAAAGGCGAGCAGGAGACGAAGACCTACACAGCACCAGCGACAGCACGCCTGCTTGTAGAAGTCGGAGAGCAGATCGAACCTGGCCAGATCCTTACGGAAGGTTCAATCGAACCGAAGGAACTCCTTGCGGTTGCGGGTCTGAACCGCACACAGGAATACCTTCTCAAAGAAGTGCAGAAGGTATACCGTATGCAGGGGGTTGAAATCGACGATAAGCACGTCGAGGTCATGGTAAGGCAGATGCTCAGAAAAGTAAGGATCATCGATGCTGGAGATACGACGCTTCTTCCAGGAGCGCTTGTCGACATCCATGCATTTACGGATGCAAACAAAGAGATCTTCAAGAAGCGCAAGCGTCCGGCAACGGCGAAACCGGTACTGCTTGGGATTACGAAAGCATCCCTTGAAACAGAAAGTTTCCTTTCTGCAGCCAGCTTCCAGGAAACAACAAGAGTGCTTACAGATGCTGCAATCAAAGGGAAACGCGATGAACTTCTCGGTCTCAAGGAGAACGTCATCATCGGTAAGCTGATTCCTGCAGGAACAGGTATGCCGAAGTATCGGGATGTTGAAATTGATGTAGCCAAAAGTTCCAAAGCAACAGAGAAGGAAGAAGTCCTGATAGAAGAATAA
- the rpoB gene encoding DNA-directed RNA polymerase subunit beta, translated as MSQLIQYGRHAKRRSYARIEEKLDLPNLIEIQTKSYEWFLQTGLIEMFKDISPVEDFTGNMSLEFVDYKLGEPKYDEEEAKNHDATYSAPLRVKVRLVIKETGEVKEQEVFMGDFPLMTDTGTFIINGAERVIVSQLVRSPSVYYSEKMDKNGKASFGATVIPNRGAWLEYEIDAKDIVYVRIDRTRKLPMTVLLRALGFSTDQEIINLLGDSEHIRNTLEKDTTETVDQALLEIYERLRPGEPPTVENARNLLYSRFFDPKRYDLASVGRYKMNKKLHLKNRLFNQVLAEPIVDKETGEIVAETGTTIDRRTLDSIIDVLEANANLETFRLENGLLDEPIEIQSIKVEAPNQEEGTTTVIGNAFPDVEVKSITPSDIIASMSYFFNLIEGVGHTDDIDHLGNRRLRSVGELLQNQFRIGLSRMERVVRERMSIQDTESITPQQLINIRPVIASIKEFFGSSQLSQFMDQTNPLAELTHKRRLSALGPGGLTRERAGMEVRDVHYSHYGRMCPIETPEGPNIGLINSLSSFARVNEFGFIETPYRRVDPETNRVTDQIDYLTADEEDSYVVAQANAILDEDGSFVREEIVCRFRGNNTKMARERMDYMDVSPKQVVSAATACIPFLENDDSNRALMGANMQRQAVPLLIPQSPDIGTGMEHVAARDSGAAVVARYRGRVEHVEAKEIHIRRIEEENGKEIETEKDIYRLSKFIRSNSGTCYNQKPIVSKGDVVTKGEILADGPSMDNGEMALGQNVVVGFMTWDGYNYEDAVIMSERLVKDDVYTSIHIEEYESESRDTKLGPEEITRDIPNVSDNALKKLDERGIVHIGAEVKDGDILVGKVTPKGVTELTAEERLLHAIFGEKAREVRDTSLRVPHGAGGIVLDVKVFNREDGDELSPGVNQLVRVYIVQKRKISVGDKMCGRHGNKGVISRILPEEDMPYMPDGTPIDIMLNPLGVPSRMNIGQVLELHLGMAARAMGLKMASPVFDGANEEDVWDTMAEAGLARDGKTVLYDGRTGDPFENRISVGVMYMLKLAHMVDDKLHARSTGPYSLVTQQPLGGKAQFGGQRFGEMEVWALEAYGAAYTLQEILTVKSDDTVGRVKTYEAIVKGENVPKPGVPESFRVLMKELQSLGLDVNILDDQDEEVEMRDTEEDDASNQMNLSEKTSAATEDVTE; from the coding sequence ATGAGTCAACTGATTCAATATGGAAGACACGCTAAACGCAGAAGCTATGCACGTATCGAAGAGAAATTGGATCTGCCGAACCTGATCGAAATCCAGACGAAATCCTATGAATGGTTCCTTCAGACAGGTCTGATCGAAATGTTTAAGGACATTTCACCGGTAGAGGACTTCACTGGAAACATGTCATTGGAATTTGTGGACTACAAGCTTGGGGAACCCAAGTACGATGAGGAAGAAGCAAAGAACCATGATGCAACATATTCTGCACCGTTGCGTGTAAAAGTGCGCCTTGTCATCAAAGAAACAGGTGAAGTCAAGGAACAGGAAGTATTCATGGGCGACTTCCCATTGATGACGGATACAGGTACTTTCATTATAAATGGCGCAGAGCGCGTAATCGTATCACAGCTTGTCAGGAGTCCGTCCGTATACTATTCGGAAAAAATGGATAAAAATGGCAAGGCCAGCTTTGGAGCAACGGTGATTCCGAACCGTGGTGCATGGCTCGAATACGAAATCGATGCCAAAGATATAGTTTACGTAAGAATAGACCGTACGCGCAAGCTGCCGATGACGGTACTGCTCAGGGCGCTCGGCTTTTCTACAGACCAGGAGATCATCAACCTTCTTGGTGACAGCGAACATATCAGGAACACACTGGAGAAAGATACGACAGAAACAGTGGATCAGGCACTCCTAGAAATATACGAACGACTTCGCCCAGGCGAACCGCCGACAGTTGAGAATGCCAGAAATCTCCTCTACTCACGGTTCTTTGATCCGAAGCGTTATGATCTCGCGAGTGTTGGACGCTATAAAATGAATAAAAAATTACACCTTAAGAACCGCTTGTTCAATCAAGTGCTCGCAGAACCTATCGTCGACAAGGAAACTGGCGAAATCGTGGCAGAAACAGGCACCACGATCGACAGGCGTACATTGGACAGCATCATCGATGTGCTTGAAGCCAATGCGAACCTTGAAACATTCCGTCTCGAAAATGGACTTCTGGATGAACCAATTGAAATCCAGTCCATCAAAGTGGAGGCGCCGAATCAGGAAGAGGGTACGACAACGGTCATCGGCAATGCCTTCCCGGATGTGGAAGTGAAATCCATCACACCGTCCGATATCATCGCCTCCATGAGCTATTTCTTCAACCTGATTGAGGGTGTCGGACATACGGATGATATCGACCACCTTGGAAACCGTCGTCTGCGTTCTGTCGGCGAACTGCTGCAGAACCAGTTCAGAATCGGCCTTTCCCGTATGGAGCGTGTAGTGAGGGAGCGCATGTCCATCCAGGATACAGAGTCCATCACACCACAGCAGCTCATCAATATCCGTCCTGTGATTGCGTCCATAAAAGAGTTCTTCGGAAGCTCCCAGCTCTCCCAGTTCATGGACCAGACGAACCCGCTTGCAGAGCTGACGCACAAAAGACGTCTGTCTGCGCTTGGACCCGGCGGTCTGACGCGTGAACGTGCAGGCATGGAAGTGCGGGACGTCCACTACTCCCACTACGGCCGCATGTGTCCAATCGAGACTCCGGAGGGGCCGAACATCGGTCTGATCAACTCACTGTCCAGCTTCGCCAGAGTGAATGAGTTCGGCTTCATCGAAACACCGTACAGAAGAGTGGATCCGGAAACAAACCGTGTAACGGACCAGATCGACTACCTTACTGCCGACGAAGAAGACAGCTATGTCGTGGCCCAGGCCAATGCCATACTGGATGAAGACGGATCATTCGTCAGAGAGGAGATCGTATGCCGTTTCCGTGGCAACAACACGAAAATGGCGAGAGAACGCATGGACTACATGGATGTTTCTCCGAAGCAGGTTGTTTCCGCAGCGACAGCATGTATCCCATTCCTTGAAAATGACGACTCCAACCGTGCATTGATGGGTGCGAACATGCAGCGTCAGGCAGTACCGCTCCTCATTCCGCAATCTCCTGATATCGGTACAGGCATGGAACACGTGGCTGCCCGCGACTCCGGTGCTGCAGTAGTTGCGCGCTATAGAGGCCGCGTGGAGCACGTGGAAGCGAAAGAGATCCATATCCGCCGCATCGAGGAGGAGAACGGCAAGGAGATCGAAACGGAGAAGGATATCTACAGACTTTCCAAATTCATCCGTTCCAACTCCGGTACCTGCTACAACCAGAAACCAATCGTTTCAAAAGGCGATGTGGTGACGAAGGGTGAAATCCTTGCTGACGGCCCATCCATGGATAATGGCGAGATGGCACTTGGACAGAATGTTGTCGTCGGCTTCATGACATGGGACGGCTACAACTACGAGGATGCCGTAATCATGAGTGAACGTCTTGTCAAAGATGATGTCTATACATCCATCCATATCGAAGAGTATGAGTCCGAATCCAGGGATACAAAGCTCGGGCCTGAGGAGATCACCAGGGATATCCCGAACGTTTCCGACAATGCACTCAAGAAGCTCGATGAGCGTGGCATCGTCCACATCGGTGCAGAAGTCAAGGATGGCGACATCCTCGTCGGTAAAGTAACGCCGAAAGGTGTGACGGAACTGACGGCAGAAGAACGCCTCCTGCATGCGATATTCGGGGAAAAAGCACGTGAAGTGCGCGATACTTCATTGCGTGTACCACACGGTGCCGGCGGCATCGTCCTTGATGTCAAAGTGTTCAACCGTGAAGATGGCGATGAACTGTCTCCAGGTGTCAACCAGCTTGTACGTGTCTACATCGTCCAGAAGCGTAAGATCAGCGTAGGCGACAAGATGTGTGGACGTCACGGGAACAAGGGTGTAATCTCCAGGATCCTTCCGGAAGAGGACATGCCTTATATGCCTGACGGCACACCGATCGACATCATGCTCAACCCGCTTGGGGTACCTTCCCGTATGAACATCGGACAGGTGCTTGAACTCCACCTCGGCATGGCAGCCCGTGCGATGGGTCTGAAGATGGCGTCACCGGTATTCGATGGTGCCAACGAAGAAGACGTATGGGATACGATGGCGGAAGCCGGCCTTGCACGTGATGGCAAGACAGTGCTCTACGATGGACGTACAGGCGATCCGTTTGAAAACCGTATCTCCGTCGGCGTCATGTACATGCTCAAACTCGCCCACATGGTCGATGACAAGCTTCACGCAAGAAGCACCGGACCATACTCCCTCGTCACACAGCAGCCACTCGGTGGTAAGGCCCAATTCGGTGGCCAGCGTTTCGGGGAAATGGAAGTATGGGCACTGGAAGCTTATGGTGCCGCCTATACCCTTCAGGAAATCCTGACGGTCAAGTCGGATGATACTGTAGGGCGTGTGAAGACTTACGAAGCGATTGTAAAAGGTGAAAATGTCCCTAAACCTGGTGTCCCTGAATCATTCCGTGTACTGATGAAGGAACTCCAGAGTCTTGGCCTCGATGTCAACATCCTCGATGATCAGGACGAAGAAGTTGAGATGCGTGATACTGAAGAGGATGATGCATCCAATCAGATGAATTTGAGCGAGAAGACAAGCGCTGCAACTGAAGATGTCACTGAATGA
- a CDS encoding class I SAM-dependent methyltransferase, producing MSHYFTGDNTEHEYREIKFNYKDRTYRFRTDRGVFSRDRIDYGSSVLIDAVIHDCDLPEGGVFIDMGAGYGAIGIVLGDTLEAKPIMVEVNSDALVLCRENAEHNGVEAEVVSRTEYGAMELAERPSLYVTNPPFRAGKPVVLEMIEDAHKKLVAEGAFYMVVQKKQGMPSYRKAVEKLFGNSEIVVKDKGYYVLKGVKV from the coding sequence ATGAGCCATTATTTCACTGGAGATAATACAGAACATGAATATAGGGAAATCAAATTCAATTATAAGGACAGGACCTACCGCTTCAGGACAGACCGCGGCGTTTTTTCGAGGGACCGCATCGACTACGGCTCCTCGGTCCTGATCGACGCCGTCATCCATGATTGCGACCTGCCGGAAGGCGGCGTTTTCATAGATATGGGCGCAGGCTATGGGGCGATCGGAATCGTGCTGGGGGATACGCTGGAGGCAAAACCCATCATGGTCGAGGTGAACTCCGATGCACTTGTGCTGTGCCGGGAGAATGCAGAACACAATGGTGTCGAGGCGGAAGTGGTGAGCCGGACGGAGTATGGTGCAATGGAACTTGCGGAGCGTCCATCGCTCTATGTGACCAATCCACCATTCCGTGCGGGAAAGCCGGTGGTATTGGAAATGATTGAAGATGCCCATAAGAAACTTGTGGCGGAGGGTGCCTTCTATATGGTCGTCCAGAAGAAGCAGGGCATGCCTTCATATAGAAAAGCAGTTGAGAAGCTTTTCGGAAACTCAGAAATCGTCGTCAAAGACAAAGGCTATTATGTACTGAAGGGCGTCAAAGTATAG
- the rplL gene encoding 50S ribosomal protein L7/L12, translating into MMSQEQIIEEIKEMSVLELNDLVKAIEEEFGVTAAAPVAAAGAGGGEAAAEEQTEFDVELTDAGSSKIKVIKVVREATGLGLKEAKAVVDGAPKVVKEGLSKEEAEELKSQLEEVGAGVELK; encoded by the coding sequence ATAATGTCTCAAGAGCAAATCATTGAAGAAATCAAAGAAATGTCCGTACTTGAACTTAACGACCTTGTCAAAGCAATTGAAGAAGAATTCGGCGTAACAGCTGCAGCACCAGTAGCAGCAGCAGGCGCAGGCGGCGGAGAAGCAGCTGCTGAAGAGCAGACTGAATTCGACGTTGAACTCACAGACGCTGGATCTTCCAAAATCAAAGTCATCAAAGTTGTCCGTGAAGCAACTGGTCTTGGACTCAAAGAAGCGAAAGCAGTCGTTGACGGCGCACCTAAAGTTGTCAAAGAAGGCCTTTCCAAAGAAGAAGCTGAAGAACTCAAATCCCAGCTTGAAGAAGTTGGCGCTGGCGTAGAACTTAAATAA
- the rplJ gene encoding 50S ribosomal protein L10, with translation MSNVIEAKKQHVDVISDQLKNSVSTVLVDYRGLSVSEMTELRKQLREAGVEFKVYKNTMTRRAAEQAELAEINEFLTGPNALAFSNEDVIAPAKIINNFSKDHEALEIKAGIIEGTFTPAEDVKAIATLPNKDGLVSMLLSVLQAPVRNFAYAVKAVGEEKENEEA, from the coding sequence ATGTCAAATGTGATTGAAGCTAAAAAGCAGCACGTAGATGTCATTTCCGACCAGCTCAAGAACTCTGTATCTACAGTGCTTGTAGACTACCGTGGCCTGTCTGTATCTGAAATGACTGAACTGCGCAAACAGCTTCGTGAAGCAGGCGTCGAGTTCAAAGTCTACAAAAACACGATGACACGCCGTGCAGCTGAACAGGCTGAACTTGCTGAAATCAATGAGTTCCTCACTGGTCCGAATGCTCTTGCATTTTCCAACGAAGATGTGATTGCTCCTGCGAAGATCATCAACAACTTCTCAAAAGACCATGAAGCATTGGAAATCAAAGCTGGTATCATCGAAGGTACATTCACACCGGCTGAAGATGTGAAAGCGATCGCCACGCTTCCGAACAAGGATGGACTTGTTTCCATGCTGCTATCTGTACTTCAGGCTCCAGTACGCAACTTCGCCTATGCGGTTAAAGCAGTTGGTGAAGAGAAAGAGAACGAAGAAGCCTAA
- the rplA gene encoding 50S ribosomal protein L1 yields the protein MAKRSKKYQAALEKFDQNASYSVEEAVKLAKETSTVNFDASVEVAFRLGIDTRKNDQQIRGAIVLPHGTGKSQRVLVFAKGDKAKEAEAAGADYVGEQDYIQKINDGWFDFDVIVATPDMMGEVGKLGRVLGPKGLMPNPKTGTVTMDVTKAVEEIKAGKVEYRAEKSGIVHAAIGKVSFDEEKLADNFRTVYDALVKAKPASSKGTYFKSVALSSTMGPGVKVDLNEVRI from the coding sequence ATGGCTAAGAGAAGTAAAAAGTATCAGGCTGCTCTCGAGAAGTTTGATCAAAATGCGTCTTACAGCGTAGAAGAAGCAGTCAAACTTGCCAAAGAGACAAGCACTGTAAACTTCGATGCTTCTGTAGAAGTAGCATTCCGCCTGGGTATTGATACGCGTAAAAACGATCAGCAGATCCGTGGAGCAATCGTTCTGCCGCACGGTACTGGCAAGTCACAGCGTGTATTGGTATTCGCTAAAGGCGACAAGGCGAAAGAAGCAGAAGCAGCAGGTGCAGACTACGTAGGAGAACAGGACTACATCCAGAAGATTAATGATGGATGGTTCGACTTCGATGTCATCGTAGCTACACCGGACATGATGGGTGAGGTCGGCAAGCTCGGCCGTGTGCTTGGACCTAAAGGTCTCATGCCGAACCCTAAAACAGGTACAGTAACCATGGATGTTACTAAAGCCGTTGAAGAAATCAAAGCAGGTAAAGTTGAATACCGTGCAGAAAAATCTGGTATCGTTCATGCAGCGATCGGTAAGGTTTCCTTCGATGAAGAGAAGCTCGCCGACAACTTCAGAACAGTTTACGATGCACTCGTAAAAGCGAAACCAGCTTCTTCCAAAGGTACTTACTTCAAATCCGTGGCACTGTCTTCAACAATGGGGCCTGGTGTCAAAGTTGATCTGAACGAAGTGAGAATCTAA
- the rplK gene encoding 50S ribosomal protein L11, whose amino-acid sequence MAKKVINVVKLQIPAGKANPAPPVGPALGQAGVNIMGFCKEFNARTQEQAGLIIPVEISVFEDRSFTFITKTPPAAVLLKKAANVEKGSGEPNKDKVAAVTEAQVREIAETKMEDLNAADVEAAMRMVEGTARSMGFSVEK is encoded by the coding sequence GTGGCTAAAAAAGTAATCAACGTAGTAAAATTGCAGATTCCTGCAGGTAAAGCGAACCCGGCACCACCGGTAGGTCCGGCACTAGGTCAGGCGGGCGTAAACATCATGGGATTCTGTAAGGAATTCAATGCACGTACACAGGAACAGGCGGGTCTTATCATTCCGGTTGAAATTTCCGTATTCGAGGACCGTTCTTTCACATTCATTACGAAGACTCCACCAGCAGCCGTTCTTCTGAAGAAAGCTGCAAATGTCGAAAAGGGTTCAGGCGAACCGAACAAGGACAAAGTGGCGGCAGTAACTGAAGCGCAAGTACGTGAAATTGCTGAAACTAAAATGGAAGACCTTAATGCAGCAGACGTGGAAGCGGCTATGCGTATGGTCGAAGGTACAGCAAGAAGCATGGGCTTCTCTGTAGAGAAATAA